TCGAGAGTCGGGATTGAGGTGTCAAATCGTAGATTGGACCTTCACTTAAATATACCGATATGAGCACCGGTGTGGCGTCCCCCTCTGTCGGATACACTGCAGTAATCTCCGTGGGCGGTCGTCGTCCTCAGAGGTCGGCGGCGTCCACGACCTCGTAGCCGATGTTGCCGTCGCGGAGCCGGTCGGTGTGCCGCGAGAGTTCGTCCGTGACGACCACCAGCAGCACGGTCAGGCCCTTCGTCGCCGCCTCGGTGACGGCTTCGGCGGTCCCGAAGCGGATGTCCGGTTCGAGGTCGGCCTCGGAGCAGGCCACCAGCGACTCCGTGCCCGACACAGCGAGCAGGTCGTGGGTGCCGGCGTGGTCCGCGAGAGCGGCCGGGTCGACGGCCGACGAGCCGCCCTTGGCGACCCGCGGTACCGAGACGACGGTCACCGTCCCGAGCTCGTAGTCGAGCACGCCCTCGAAGTCCGTCACACCCACGTCCTGGCCGGGGTCGGCGCTCGTGACCGCCACGGCCGTCGCACTGCCGTCACCGTCGGTCGCGGCCCGCATGACGCCGTCGCGCATCGACATCGTCACCGTCAGTCCCTCCTCGATGTCGTCGTCCGCGACGGCGGTCTCGGCGTCGACCTGCCCGATGACCTCCTCGGAGACGTGGGTGACGTACTCGCGGAGGTCCTCGGTGCGCGAGATGAGCCAGTCCACGCCCTCCTTGCTGACCTCGTAGCGGCCGCGTCCGAGCTTGCGGACGTAGTCGCGCTCGACGAGGTCCTGGAGGTAGTCGCTCACCGCCTGTGCCGTGACACCGATCTCGTCCGCGATCTCCTGCTGGCTGACCGCGGGCTGGCGCTCCGCGATCTCCGAGAGTATCTGGTAGCGCGTCGCGTTGCGCTTGCTCTGGAGGACGCTCAGTTCCTCCTCTGGGTCGGCGTCGGGGGCCATCGTCGGAGCTTGGGCTGTCGATGACAAGTAGCTTTGCACTAACGGCCACCTGGGTTGGGTTGCCGTCGGGTCGGTCCGCAGACGGCTCAGCCGGTCGTCCCGGCGCAGAACTCGGTCAGCAGCTCGACCATCCGGTCCGGGTCCTCCCGCGGCGGCCAGTGCGCGCAGTCCTCCAGCACCGTCAGCTCGGCGTCCGGTGCCCGTTCAGCCGCCCGCCCGGCGAGTTCGACCGGGACCACCTCGTCGTGTCGCCCGTGGACGAACAGCGTCGGGGTGTCGAGCGCGTCGAGCCGCGGCGTGAAGTTCGTCACGTAGCCCTCCCGCGTCATCTCGTGTCTCCGGAAGTTCCGGAACGCGACGCAGGCGTTGGGTTTGCGGGCGTACTCCCAGACCGCGTCGACGCACTCCTCAGAGAGCGTATCCGTGTCGTGGACGATACCGCCGAGGCTCGCCTTCGTGAACCCGCGACTCCGCCGGAACAGCGCGACCGCGATCCGGTTGAGGAACGGTAGCCGGGAGAGCACGTACGAGAACGTTCCACGCGGGAGTTCGGTGCCGAGCCCGAAGCAGCTCGTCGCGACGAGCCGGTGGACCTCGACGTCGGTGTCCAGCGCGAGACCCAGCGCGACCGCACCGCCCAGCGAGAGCCCGCAGACCGACGGGTCCTCGATGCCGAGTTCGTCGCAGAATCCCGCCATCGTCCGGGCGTGCCGGTCGATTGTGTAGTCGACGTCCGGGACGTCGCTGTCGCCGTAGCCGAGCAGGTCCGGTGCGTAGACGGTGAACGTCTCCGACAGCGGCTCGATCACCTCGCCCCACGAGACCGGGCCGGCGTCGATGATGCCGCCGTGGAGCAACAGGAGTGGTGGTCCCTCGCCCGCCTCGACGTACCGGATGTCGTGTCCGTCGACCTCGACCGTCGCCATGGCCCGGCCTTCGCCCACCGCCGAGATAAATCGGTGGGTCGGAACCGGTCGCGGGAACCACAACCGTTGACGCCCCCCGTCCCCAATCGACTGGTATGCCGACCGTCGCGAGCCTCCGCGTCTACCCCGTCAAGTCGCTCGACCCGCTCTCACTCGACGCAGTCGACGTCAACAACGGCGCGCTCCGGCACGACCGCGAGTACGCCATCGTCGACGAGGAGCGCGAGTTCGTCAACGGCAAGCGAGAGCCCGCGCTCCACCGCATCCGGTCGCGGTACGACCCCGAGCGCCGCGAGCTGTCGGTCCGCGAGCACCGCGACGACGACTGGGCGACCTTCAGCATGGACGCCGAACGCGGCGCGCTGAACGCCTGGCTGAGCGACTTCCTCGACTATCCGGTCAGCGTCGTCCGCGACGCCTCCGGCGGGATGCCGGACGATACGGCGGCCGACGGACCGACGGTCATCGCCCGCGAGACGGCCGCCGAGATGGCCGGCTGGTACGACGGTATCGACACCGCGGAGATGCTCCGCCGACTCCGCCCGAACGTCGTCGTCGAGGCCGGCGAGGCGTTCTGGGAGGACCGGCTGTACGCCGACCGCGGCTCCGTCCGGCAGTTCACCATCGGTGACGTCGAGTTCGAGGGCGTCCAGCCCTGCCAGCGCTGCGTCGTTCCGACGCGGGACCCCGACACCGGTGCCGAGACGGCCGACTTCCAGGCGACGTTCGTCGAACGGCGGGAGGCGACGCTGCCCGAGTGGGCCGACCGCGACTGGTTCGACCACTACTTCCGGGTGATGGTCAACACCCGGATTCCGGAGGCGTCGTGGGGCAACGTGCTCCACGTCGGCGACGCCGTCGAACTGGGCGATTCAAGGTCGGACGCACCGTAGGCCGTCACGATGACCGACAGCGAGCAGACCGGCGACGCGCGACGACCCGCTTCGGGGCCCATCGAGCCGTCGGCACCCGATGAGTTCGGCCTCGTCCAGGCGTTCTGGGGCGACGGGAAGGGGAAGACGACCGCGGCGCTCGGCATGGCGTTCCGGGCCGCGGGCCACGGCTACCGCGTCCACGTGCTGCAGTTCATGAAGGGCGGCGCGGACAG
The sequence above is drawn from the Haloarchaeobius salinus genome and encodes:
- a CDS encoding alpha/beta fold hydrolase, whose translation is MATVEVDGHDIRYVEAGEGPPLLLLHGGIIDAGPVSWGEVIEPLSETFTVYAPDLLGYGDSDVPDVDYTIDRHARTMAGFCDELGIEDPSVCGLSLGGAVALGLALDTDVEVHRLVATSCFGLGTELPRGTFSYVLSRLPFLNRIAVALFRRSRGFTKASLGGIVHDTDTLSEECVDAVWEYARKPNACVAFRNFRRHEMTREGYVTNFTPRLDALDTPTLFVHGRHDEVVPVELAGRAAERAPDAELTVLEDCAHWPPREDPDRMVELLTEFCAGTTG
- a CDS encoding DUF7839 domain-containing protein, which encodes MAPDADPEEELSVLQSKRNATRYQILSEIAERQPAVSQQEIADEIGVTAQAVSDYLQDLVERDYVRKLGRGRYEVSKEGVDWLISRTEDLREYVTHVSEEVIGQVDAETAVADDDIEEGLTVTMSMRDGVMRAATDGDGSATAVAVTSADPGQDVGVTDFEGVLDYELGTVTVVSVPRVAKGGSSAVDPAALADHAGTHDLLAVSGTESLVACSEADLEPDIRFGTAEAVTEAATKGLTVLLVVVTDELSRHTDRLRDGNIGYEVVDAADL
- a CDS encoding MOSC domain-containing protein, producing MPTVASLRVYPVKSLDPLSLDAVDVNNGALRHDREYAIVDEEREFVNGKREPALHRIRSRYDPERRELSVREHRDDDWATFSMDAERGALNAWLSDFLDYPVSVVRDASGGMPDDTAADGPTVIARETAAEMAGWYDGIDTAEMLRRLRPNVVVEAGEAFWEDRLYADRGSVRQFTIGDVEFEGVQPCQRCVVPTRDPDTGAETADFQATFVERREATLPEWADRDWFDHYFRVMVNTRIPEASWGNVLHVGDAVELGDSRSDAP